The DNA segment tgatccaactccatgggttttactggtgaatcaatgttgtagaagatgacggtgtttccacggtaactacggagcctctgaacggccaaatatggtcatatctgatgaccatgaaaagatgaagaactgtattttacaccaattattgacatggattgataggattagtggatcaacaggtattaaacagtttagatctgtagatggtttaggttaaaggtggacgtttgggtctgtaagggttaaaggcggacatttgggtctttaagggtgaaaaATAACACAGATGCCACTGATTCCTTTGATGACTCATCTCTTTTGTAAGTTTTGACTCTTGCTGTAAACATCCACTAACACTGGTCTATGATGTTTATAAATGATCTgtctcagattaaatgtgttaaatgttccatattttaatcagattgttaaactaatgaccaaagtgctggttttctgctgttttccaggtatatgatggtgtgttctaaatgttccactgatagaacctgtccagtccatgtattgtcatgtgcagacagtgtttgaagtagatctgacactaatattcatctggacttaaacccattctatcattaattcaacTATTTCACTTTTTGAgtccagactgtatctgtgaaactacaaccaaccagcatttcagactggattagtctggatcagaCTCACACCTGGTCCAATGGCACTACTGTTATTCTGTTTGTATCTGACCTGTGTGTATGTGACCAGTGTTACTGTTACAGACACTATAAAAACAGGACCAGCTGCATTTCCAACACATATCTACACCAACCAGGACACTTTTATATTAATTTCTGTTTATTGTTAAGTTTCTGAGGTTCACATAACAAACcacatttttttgttctttaaaaaataacaaatttataCTTTAAACATCTTACTTAACATTTTACATAATACATAAAAGGTGGTTTTCTTTTGCACAGCAAAGATATGACATTCATGTTTCAGACAACATACCAACAGACATTATATGTACATGGTAGTCAACATAATGAATGAGCTCCACAACagtgcaaaatgaacagaaatgagcaGGCGGGCACAAAAGCACCCCAAAACCAAAATAAGGACGCCTTTAACGACCAACAGAACCACTAAAGAGGAAATGTGCTTTAAAGTGGAATGTTTTCTGATCATGATGGacatttttcaaaagaaaaatgaaaaagaaaatgttaTTTTCAAGAGAGAAAAAACATCGGGTAAACAAGCCTGAGGCTCCAACAAATCCTCTTAAAAGAGATGGAATTAGTGTTGTACATCCTAATGCGCACTGGGATTCTGTCCGTTCAACTGTCTCTCAAAATAGacaagctttttttaaatggagtttagtttttttggttgttgttgtttttaacctcctgagacccaggaaatgtccagaaagtacaagaTTTGGCTTTTTGTAATTAAATAActgcctacattggaaacatcatgatgcatcaGACCCTTTTCTGGCCTGTCCTTTGGTGGACAGGTTTTATTTTGTACAAAGCTGTTTAACTCTTGTCCTcacatggacagtaaacccagagctgggtctgaggaggttcactgttgtatttatttatttagactttTAAAGTAGAACTCATTTGCCCAAAAGTATGCGCATGTGCTGGTTTTTTGTCCTGGAACCATTAGAGGTTTGTATCGATCCTTTCAATTAGTTGTCGAGGCACAAATCAGACAAACAGAGTCCAGAACCTGGGGACAACAGAGGACAGGTTTCCAGTGGAAACATCATGGCTTCACAAATTCAACGCATGCGCGGCTCCTGCAGATGCCAAACACATTCTTAGGCAATTTCCTGCACCTTGACCTCCTGGAAGCCTCCTCCTCCTGGGGGGGCCGCGGGGGGGTCCTGGTTACTGTCTATGGAGGACTCGCTGCCCGTGCTCTCCCCGGACAGGAGCCTGGTGACCCTCAGGTCCGCCTTCAGAGTCTGCACGTCGTTTCCGATGCTCATCTCCACTAAGTCATTAATGATCTGAGTTAATTCCTGTTTGCCGTTGGACACGCACTCATTGTCCAGGATGTCCTCACACTCAAAGTGCATGGccgccttctcctcctcctcctcccccactGAGTCCTCCGTGATGGAGCCCAGCTTGGGTGCGCTCCGGCTCCGCTCCACCGGGGGTTTGTAGTAACACTGTCCGTTCAGCAGCTTCCGCAGCGGCACCAGGGGGATGCTCTGCTCCCCGatcagctgctgctgctggtgccgGGCGTCGTCCCGTCTCTTCAGCCTCTTGAACTCGGCCAGGGCCGTGGCGGAGGTCTGGTAGAGCAGCAGGGCCATGGCCTTGGCTTTCTCCGGCTTGGACACCAGCACCGCGTGGCAGCGCAGCATCACGGCTTTGTGCTTCATTTCGTGCCGGTAAATCCACGCGAAAATCTTGGGGAGCCTGGGGTCGGCCACGCAGTAGGTGATCCGGTGCAGCAGGTACAGGTGTCCCGGCCTCCGCGCCTTGTCGTCTACGTGCACCATCCGGATGCCCTGGGAGCTGATGGTCAGGCGCATCTTGGTGCCGTTCTTGCCCATTTCGCTCTTGCCCCAGATCTTGCTCACGGCCACGTCCGTGCACCCGTCCCCCTTGGACTGGATGGTGGTGGCGTTGCCCAGGTACAGCACCGTGTAGGTGGGGTCCTCGCTGGTGATCTTGACCTTTTTGCGCTTGGACTTGAACATGCTGCCCACCCTGCTCAGTGCGCTCTCCGGACACGACCTGGCCAAAGAGGTGAGCGCAGAGTAGTGCAGGCTGACCGCATAGCCCTTCTGCTTGGACTGCTTATCTTCCTCTATCAGGTCGAACTTATTCTTCTTCCACGGCAGCATTATTCCTGTTTCCAGTCAACAGCGACCCAGTCTACTGACACAAGAGGCTTGAATTCCCGCTGAACGCTCCGAACTGTCCTGTCCGGTCATGGATGGACACTGTCCGCAGAGACACCGGACTTTATCTGTGCGTCCCGGCTCCTCCTGTCCATGGTGGCGGCTCCGTAGCCTGTCATCGCCGAACACAGACTCAGACTGAAGAGCGGAGGAGCTGTGCTCTTCTAATAAACTGGAACTAACCATCTAAGAAACTGGAACAAACCATCTGAGTGCGACTGTGGGGGGAGgaggacacaaacacagacagtggATGTGTCCACCACAGACCCAGGGAAGGACAGGCTTGGGCTTATTTCATTCAATAATTGCCTGGATTTGAAACAATataatgcaacagctttttcagatgcatttcttAATTACTTTTTAATCAATTTCTTGTTTTATGGAAGATTCTTTGCAGTagatagtgttttgttttttgtttttttttttacttttgtcccATACAGaagaaaaatgcattgctgggtctcaggagtatatttatttatttatttgtttgtttgtttgacttatAAGTTGAACTTGTGCAGGTCCAAACATACTGTTTATCAGTTGGGTACTTAACATTTACGAACGTGTgccattggattttttttatttatttatttatttattttttccagaaaTGTGCAAATATTTCTCTTGTGAATTGGATGTCTTAATCTATatggtatttatatatattatttgattagattattattattattattattattattattattattattattattattattaaactctGCCTTAATGATATGTTATAGTTTAACAAGATTGTATCTCACAGCAGGCTGTATATAAGTTATATCAGTGACATTTAACTTGTGATTAAAAACGTTGTTTTGAATATTTCTTTTTCCTCTGGTATTTAACCTACATTAAAATTGCTGACAAGGACGTATTTTATCACACACACAACCTCAAATGCAACATAAAAACTTTAACTACTGCATTAACTACtgtgttttcactgaaaatgtcactgatattgtcagtattttttatAACTTAGCTCTAACATCTTGtggtattattataattattaatttattagttatttaaaatgaataattattcAATCAAAAAGGCGACAGATCCACTTGCTGACTTCATCACAGCGAAACATCCTCTATGACACAGAGGAGTCTCATTTTACTTGTTCTGTGCTGCCATCTTCAGGTTCACATtagaaaagcatttttttttttttttttttttttttttttttttaattacttttttattataaaaaatacagtttctcatagAGACAACAAGAAATGCCATGGCACTACATACATCAGCATTTACAAAAAACTcaaggcattaaaataataaatgcaatattcataatgataaaacatgaaaaaacaggcattaaaataataaacacatttcAGCAGCTTCACAAATGGTTTCCACAGCTGGATGGAGTTTCTTCAAAGATTCATAGAGGAGAAACATATTTGTAGTTGGTTTTTcagacagtttcagtttgtcagttgttttttccatttgtttttgtggtttttaccCAGAATGTGAATAATATTAACCTAAAGTGATGTATCTGTGTTGagagtattttttatttaacattatatCTTTAATGGTTTAAGATCCCTACATTTATTTTGGAACCAGTTGCACATCTGAACAGAATTTCTGAACCACTTGGCGAGAAAAGAACAAatgttccattttttctggaCCTTGTGATAAAAGTCCCAGGGTTCAACATCAAAACCAAATCTATCCCTCAATGCCTCAGCCCATGGATAAAAATTATTGATGATTTTAAGTAATATTTCTTTCACTTTCTGGccattttataaatttccagtaTTTTTCAGACACTATTGAGttgtatattttatgttttagaaaggCATTTAAATTGTGTGTGTGATGGTGAAGAAGAGTTTaatatttatttgtctgttttgtaAAGCACGTTAAATTTGTAAACAGTATAAGCTGAATTTAGTTGTATTTTTGTGACTGTCTTGGAAAAGGACCTGTTATCTGTACGGAACTATTGTGGtgttttcctttttccttccGGACCCATTTACTCGTTGAACAACAAGTGGATTATACCACTGCGTTATTACTAGACATGTTTAGAATAAAATACACCAAATAGAGTAAATATTTTAGATTTCTAGACAACATATGGCTAGTATTTTACATTGAGAGACAATTAAATTGAGATGTTAAATGTCTAAAACCAGGTCTTTGTTGGACCGGATATCCGGTCACATTGGTTTGTTCCGCTGCCGTTTTCTCCTACGACAACAACTTCTGGCACGTGTGTCATTGCTGGTGACTGATAGTCGTTTTTATGTGTATAATTTCTTAAATATCTAGTGTGAAGTGACAACAACAGAAGGAAAATGGGTAAGAAGAAAAGCGGCGGAGGAGGTGGACTGGGACGAGCTCTGATAAAAGAGAAAGTGCAGACGAGCCgagggaagaggagaggagacacCTGGGTAGGAACCATTTATCTGACAGACGAAttcaaataacagaaaaaaaaaaacatttatctgaCAAACGAGTTcaaataacagagaaaaacagGTCTACATaagtgtgcttctgttttatggACCTGAGTATGGTTTGGTCCTTGAAGCAAACACCATGTAAAGCAGCTGGACCAGATCCAACCAAAGTGAACATCAGAGTCCGAAAGTAAAGTTCCACCTATCATTTGACAAACggactcattttttttttactttaagaactgtattttatggaactgtttacaaaatgccagtatcacttgtagaaaaaaagatttaactgATTATATAAAGTTATAGTTCtgataaatatgtaaatgtactattaactttaataataatatttgttcagacttatatatgtaaatacactattaactttatTAATAATACTTTATTTTAATATCATCATACAGTCATGGATGTCATGGAATAACCATGTATGTCCCAGAGTCTTGAGCTCAGACAAACAGACGTATCCTCAGTTTTGTGACGACACATTTGACCACACAACCAACAAGGCTTTTATAGAGTTTGTTTAGTTTAGCTTCTGTTTAGTTTAGAAATTTGAGAATTTTCGCAGCATGTAAAAAATGCTGAAACACTCAAAAACAACTTTTTACAGAAGTACACATTTCACTTGAAAGAAAGGGAATGAAAATTATCATGTGAAAGCTAattaaatctgacaaatataataatGTCTGTGATGTTTCCTGTTGACAGCGCCACACCAGTGAACTGAATGATGGATACGACTGGGGACGGTTGAACCTACAGTCGGTGACAGAGCAGAGCTCTATGGATGATTTTCTGGCCACTGCGGAACTCGCAGGAACAGAGTTTGTTGCTGGTAAATAATACAGCGCTAAAGCTAACTCATATTTATTTATGATAATAAACACTAGTTGTCAGGTTTTAATTATTACTGTACAATTACCTCACACTGAGTGTTTTACATAATCAAGATCATTTTCCTTTTGATGAATCTGATAAACATAACATTGTTTGAATATTGCTGAAGTCTTTTCCACCGTTTAAAGAACACTTTTAGTGACTCACCCCATCCTTCTCCTTCATCTTAAATGGCCTTTTGCAGTTTTGTCTGTCTGTGGTTTCCATCATGACGTTTACATTTCATTTCCACAGCAGATCTAGAAAACATGAAGTGCTGTGCACTCTAGATCCCCCTCATCCAAATATCGTGTAGATTCTGTTGAAGGTTACTGCCTTctaatttacattagattgtctttgtgtaaatgtggtgcagatatgtcagtgcTTCTTCAGATAATTCAATTATGTTGTTgattggacagacagatgacaaaatgattacaaaacCCTTGTGTCGAAGTTGGCCCAGGGGTAAAAACCATTCCATATGTTCCAGTAAACATGTCAGCTCCTTCACAGCCAATGAGAAAGTCAGTGAAACCAACCACAAAAGGAACACTTTTGGATTTGGTCTGGATCGGTGGGATCTGCCCCGCCCTGATGGCTCCGGTTTAGAGGAACacttcacattaaaccaaacgCCTCATCTTCTTCATTTTTAAGTAGAAAACCAAATTCACATTACAGAAAGGAAATGGTCAAACatccaataataataaataataataattgttgtgttgacccatggggaaccacagcttctagatcctctgatccagttcagtccTTTATTTTCTTGGTAAACTCAtgtgtcattttcagttgaataacctctcagctgacatgtctgtttctgcacaggaaatttgacaccatgacaACGTGGtactattgtttatctgttgctaggtaacccacttcaatgatgattctatgattctggccatagcaacgtgattggctATTGGGAGATTACTGTATtccaaattactaatatctcccaaaatattggtctgatcaacttACCGTTTTCATTAGTCTGTTGCTGGATCAAAAATCCATAAGTGTGACAAACTGCAGCggtcagctctgtacagagttAGTGTGatacctgagacacacacacagagtccacttcccttttatgatGTAGAATGGTAAtaccgtatgtcccaaaaaaaaaatcacactcgGACTTTCTGCAATAGTAACTTTATAAATAGTGAAtcaatctaaatgctatttcagggtatgaaactataacttatttcctccatcttgcagaaaaccctattggatttgcttcagtggtcacagagaaatgtggatctgtgtaaaacatgtcagaagtcccttccctccaagttttgtaaggagacatgttgtccattgtgttcacgCCGTACAAATATGAAGTTATTCTTTGAGTTCtcgcacaaaaatatctcttttgaaaaagtgaccgtttgtttcttttcattttcaactaatgaaatgaataatgaattacatcaaaaaggaagcagatttttGAGTTTTGCAACGTGCGAAAATGAACGAttaaagaaagatattaaatAATCAAACATCTTTCAACAACAAAACCTCACACGAGTACACATCATTGATGTAATTTTATGCACAGACTTTGAATTCATTTGTTCGTTGCCCTGTCAGTTGTGAGCAGAATATTTTCCTTCATATGGATGGAAGAACATCCAAgtgccaaacttggaagaaaccaacccatgacatgttttacacagatccacatttctctgaccactgaaccaaattaaatggggttttctgcaagatgtagggaacaagttatagtttcataccctgaaatagcatttagatcgtttcattattttaaaagttatcaatgcggaaagtccgattgtaattttttttgggacatacagtagattagatttctatagcgcttttcaagtcacccaaagtgctttacattattgatccattattcattcgctctcacattcacactctggtggtgttaaactactgTAGCATGTACACAGGATAGAGTTATTGTAAAGAGAGCACATATCAGCTGAACTGAGTTAAAGGGCAGGAGTTGAACAGGTTCTGCACACATGACCTGTTGGATCGCAGACTTATTTTAAAGAACAGAAGCAGGTACTGTCAAGGACTGGCAAGCACTAGTTGTGgttgtattatgatgttattcTGTTTCGTTTATTATGGGATGTGTGTCCATTTACTGTGATGCTTAAAGGAGCAAAGGTTATTTTTGGTTCTTTTGTAGATACATTTTGAAAACTCCTTTTTGTTCACAGTGTTTAATTCTGCCTCTGCCTCTGCCTCTGactgatttattctgttttttcagaGAAGCTCAACATCAAGTTTGTGCCAGCAGAAGCTAGAGCTGGCTTATTGTCAACTGCAGAGAAAAGCAGGCTGAAAAAACTGCATGAAGACAACAAACATTTTCTCAGAATTCCACGACGGTAAGTTGACAGGATCTGATAAATTCACTAAGATTGTTATGAAGTTGCATTTTTAACTGTTGATCTGTCTTTCTCATTCAATTCCAAGGCCTCACTGGGATGAAAGCACCAGTCCAGATGCTCTTCAGCTGGCAGAAAGAGACAGCTTCTTAGAGTGGAGACGAGAGCTGGCACAGTGAGTAACACTGGTGTTATTGTTGTATGTCCTTTATGAAAAGGACTGAATACTTTAACCATTTGGACACTGCAATACTCACCCTACGTCACAGCAGTAGTCACAACACAAGCACCTTGTTTTCTTAATCTTACCTGcatatatcatatattatacctgtatatactctatatattagctgtatataacctatatattacctgtatgtatTCTGTATATtcgctgtacagggtggggaagcaaaatttacaatattttgaggcagggattgaaagacagtgtatgaccaattagtttattgaaagtcatgagaatttatttgccacaagaaaatgtccataatagaaaatgtttttattctatgtgtcctccttctttctcaataactgccttcacacgcttcctgaaacttgtgttcctcaaatattcgggtgacaacttctcccattcttctttaatagtatcttccagactttctcgtaatagttttgctcatagtcattctcttctttccattataaacagtctttatggacactccaactatttttgaaatctcctttggtgtgacgagtgcattcagcaaatcacacactctttgacgtttgctttcctgattactcatatgggcaaaagtttctgaaaaggtatggataatagtgttaggtatgattatgacatcaatatatgtttggtttcaaaacaattgacatagtgcctgctgagaaaaaacaactaaatgttcattgtaaattttgcttccccaccctgtatatatcctctatattacctgtatatattttatatattagctgtatatatcctatatattaacTGTAtgtatcctatatattacctgtatatatcttatatatcacctgtatatatcctatatattactgtatatatcttatatattaCCTGAGAATATCCCATATATTACCTGTGAATATCCtatgtattacctgtatatatcctacattacctgtttgtatccta comes from the Sphaeramia orbicularis chromosome 4, fSphaOr1.1, whole genome shotgun sequence genome and includes:
- the fam43a gene encoding protein FAM43A; protein product: MLPWKKNKFDLIEEDKQSKQKGYAVSLHYSALTSLARSCPESALSRVGSMFKSKRKKVKITSEDPTYTVLYLGNATTIQSKGDGCTDVAVSKIWGKSEMGKNGTKMRLTISSQGIRMVHVDDKARRPGHLYLLHRITYCVADPRLPKIFAWIYRHEMKHKAVMLRCHAVLVSKPEKAKAMALLLYQTSATALAEFKRLKRRDDARHQQQQLIGEQSIPLVPLRKLLNGQCYYKPPVERSRSAPKLGSITEDSVGEEEEEKAAMHFECEDILDNECVSNGKQELTQIINDLVEMSIGNDVQTLKADLRVTRLLSGESTGSESSIDSNQDPPAAPPGGGGFQEVKVQEIA